The Neobacillus sp. PS3-34 genome has a window encoding:
- a CDS encoding efflux RND transporter permease subunit has product MPKSVNHYKEGASAAMDEGFKNMAIAISVSILLVYLVMVIAFGEGKAPFVILFSIPFSVIGALIGLYIVNEPIGMPAMIGLLMLNGIVVTNAIVLIDKVKQNEKEGMGTHDSLIEAGVIRIRPILMTAIATVGALIPMALSAHAGIVSSSLAVVVIGGLTTSTLLTLFIVPVMYSLFHPKKKGKRNQKEQEPYTAAI; this is encoded by the coding sequence TTGCCGAAAAGTGTTAACCACTATAAGGAAGGTGCATCCGCAGCAATGGATGAAGGCTTTAAAAATATGGCCATCGCCATTTCAGTCAGCATTCTGCTTGTGTACCTTGTAATGGTAATAGCTTTTGGAGAAGGAAAAGCACCGTTTGTTATTTTATTCTCTATTCCATTCTCGGTAATTGGCGCATTAATCGGCCTGTATATCGTGAACGAGCCGATTGGTATGCCGGCGATGATTGGGCTGCTGATGTTGAATGGTATCGTTGTAACCAATGCCATTGTTCTAATTGACAAAGTGAAACAAAATGAAAAAGAGGGAATGGGTACACATGACTCTTTAATTGAAGCGGGAGTAATCCGGATCAGGCCAATTCTTATGACGGCAATCGCCACTGTAGGAGCGTTAATTCCGATGGCCCTGTCTGCCCATGCTGGTATTGTGTCCTCTTCGCTGGCGGTTGTAGTAATTGGCGGTCTGACAACGTCTACTCTGTTAACACTGTTTATTGTCCCGGTGATGTACAGCTTGTTCCACCCAAAGAAAAAGGGGAAGAGGAACCAGAAAGAGCAAGAACCGTACACGGCTGCCATTTAA
- a CDS encoding efflux RND transporter permease subunit, which produces MAYENENKSDFTRINGKPGVRFGIVAEGGTNAVAIVEKAKEEIKKIDLPKGYKVKTLRDQSIEIKDSVYSMLREALLGALMAVVVTFLFLRNIRSTIIAIISIPLSILASFTVIKMLGYTLNIMTLAGIAVAVGRVVDDSIVVIENVFRRVRAAKEREAILVEQATREVASAITSSTITTVAVFLPMAFVPGIVGKFFAPLAWTIVISLIFSLIVAITVVPLMSRIFLLKIKPKKHKEGSLQKGYRKSLQWVLKHRAVTLVSAIILLAASVGLIAPKLGTTFLPQEKVTNFDVNITMEKGTAPEETSNIASKVEDILLKKDEVKLVSTSVKGKSEHASITFALKNSAKDANGLVKELRKQFKDIKEAKEISVTGIGGFAGGAQSQYVLVVNGTDFEDIKTASGQIADKLKEIKGMADVRTSLEGDEPEIEIDLNEEKFANNRLMPAMVGKGLRDLINGDVVTTMSVDGKKTDVKLSLKMKDIVSLDALGNQEINNVMGMPVALKDVGELKRVKNRTVITHLNSNEYVMVSGQITDSKAGEVTKRPMLPSPNWFCRKVLTTIRKVHPQQWMKALKIWPSPFQSAFCLCTL; this is translated from the coding sequence GTGGCTTATGAAAATGAAAATAAGAGTGACTTTACTCGTATTAATGGAAAACCTGGCGTCCGTTTTGGGATAGTTGCTGAGGGCGGAACTAATGCAGTTGCAATTGTTGAAAAAGCAAAAGAGGAAATCAAAAAGATCGATCTTCCAAAGGGATATAAAGTGAAAACGCTTCGTGACCAGTCGATCGAAATTAAAGATTCCGTTTATTCCATGCTGCGTGAGGCATTACTTGGAGCTTTGATGGCAGTTGTGGTAACTTTCCTGTTTTTAAGAAATATACGCTCTACAATTATAGCGATCATTTCTATCCCGTTGTCGATCCTGGCTTCCTTTACCGTAATTAAAATGCTCGGTTATACGCTCAATATTATGACACTGGCGGGTATTGCTGTTGCGGTAGGCCGAGTAGTGGATGATTCCATTGTCGTGATCGAAAACGTATTTAGAAGAGTCAGGGCAGCAAAAGAGCGTGAGGCTATCCTTGTGGAACAGGCAACAAGAGAAGTGGCGTCTGCCATCACTTCTTCGACGATTACTACAGTAGCCGTATTTTTGCCTATGGCATTCGTTCCTGGAATTGTAGGGAAATTCTTTGCCCCACTAGCCTGGACAATTGTTATTTCACTTATCTTTTCACTTATTGTAGCGATTACTGTAGTGCCGTTGATGTCAAGAATCTTCCTGTTAAAAATCAAGCCCAAGAAGCATAAAGAAGGTTCATTACAAAAAGGATATCGCAAAAGCCTGCAGTGGGTTCTGAAACATAGAGCAGTAACGCTAGTCAGTGCGATCATACTCCTTGCTGCATCTGTTGGGCTCATCGCACCAAAACTGGGAACGACCTTCCTGCCACAGGAAAAAGTGACGAATTTTGATGTAAACATCACGATGGAAAAGGGAACGGCTCCAGAGGAAACGAGTAACATAGCGAGTAAAGTAGAAGACATCTTATTGAAAAAGGATGAAGTTAAGCTAGTAAGCACAAGTGTAAAAGGTAAATCTGAGCATGCGTCGATTACATTTGCACTTAAGAATTCTGCTAAAGATGCGAATGGACTTGTGAAGGAACTGCGTAAACAATTTAAAGATATTAAAGAAGCAAAGGAGATTTCTGTTACCGGGATAGGCGGTTTTGCAGGCGGAGCACAATCTCAATACGTACTGGTGGTGAACGGTACTGATTTTGAGGATATTAAGACAGCCAGCGGCCAAATTGCAGACAAACTAAAGGAAATCAAGGGAATGGCTGATGTCAGAACCTCTCTTGAAGGGGACGAACCGGAAATTGAAATCGACCTGAATGAAGAAAAATTCGCCAATAACAGGCTAATGCCAGCGATGGTGGGTAAAGGACTTCGCGATTTAATTAACGGTGATGTTGTAACAACGATGTCCGTCGACGGCAAGAAAACGGATGTAAAGCTTAGCTTGAAAATGAAAGATATTGTCTCTCTTGATGCATTAGGCAACCAGGAAATCAATAATGTTATGGGAATGCCTGTTGCTCTTAAAGATGTGGGAGAGCTGAAACGAGTTAAAAATAGAACAGTTATTACCCATTTGAATTCCAATGAATATGTCATGGTATCTGGCCAAATCACGGATTCAAAAGCTGGCGAAGTGACGAAAAGGCCGATGCTGCCATCGCCAAACTGGTTTTGCCGAAAAGTGTTAACCACTATAAGGAAGGTGCATCCGCAGCAATGGATGAAGGCTTTAAAAATATGGCCATCGCCATTTCAGTCAGCATTCTGCTTGTGTACCTTGTAA
- a CDS encoding efflux RND transporter permease subunit, translating into MMKSIIRFSMKNAVALVLIMLLIIGGGIYSLKEINIEKYPNVDIPYMTVVVPYPGASPEQSIKDIGEPLERELMNIEGVKNVYTDGVANVVYATMEFDMSVNMKDAEQLVRSAIDKVKLPDTAKSPDIIKQGPEPDPTIFSMGIYAGENNAEVQRFVQDKVVPRLEVIDGVSKVDVGGVAENIVTIRLLPEELKKRGITLDDVKNAINANNLTIPTGDVSLAKEELPVRVSKELKSLDDVRNIRLFAKGAAVPGSSRHSKN; encoded by the coding sequence ATGATGAAATCAATTATACGTTTTAGTATGAAAAATGCAGTCGCGCTAGTATTAATTATGCTGCTTATAATCGGCGGGGGTATCTATTCGTTAAAGGAAATCAATATTGAGAAATATCCTAACGTTGATATTCCTTATATGACGGTTGTAGTTCCGTATCCCGGTGCTTCACCTGAGCAGTCCATAAAGGATATCGGAGAGCCGTTGGAAAGAGAGCTCATGAATATTGAGGGAGTAAAAAACGTCTATACAGACGGAGTTGCCAATGTCGTGTATGCAACAATGGAATTTGATATGTCGGTCAATATGAAAGATGCTGAGCAGCTTGTAAGATCAGCAATCGATAAAGTAAAGCTGCCTGACACAGCGAAAAGCCCTGATATTATCAAGCAGGGACCAGAACCGGATCCTACCATTTTCTCCATGGGGATTTATGCAGGTGAAAATAACGCAGAAGTTCAAAGGTTTGTGCAGGATAAAGTTGTTCCAAGGCTTGAAGTCATTGATGGTGTCAGCAAAGTGGATGTAGGAGGAGTAGCGGAAAACATCGTAACAATTCGACTGCTTCCCGAAGAGCTAAAGAAAAGAGGCATAACTCTTGATGACGTTAAAAATGCCATCAATGCCAATAATCTGACGATTCCAACTGGAGATGTATCACTAGCTAAGGAAGAATTGCCTGTTCGGGTAAGCAAGGAATTGAAGTCGCTTGACGATGTGAGGAATATTCGCTTGTTTGCAAAAGGAGCAGCAGTACCTGGCTCGTCCCGGCACTCCAAAAATTAA
- a CDS encoding YerC/YecD family TrpR-related protein produces the protein MQINKLRGKELDQLFKSVLSLNDLEECYRFFDDLCTINEIQSLAQRLEVARMLKDGKTYHKIETETGASTATISRVKRCLNYGNDAYEMALDRIKEYEEAPVKDEE, from the coding sequence ATGCAAATTAATAAGCTAAGGGGTAAAGAACTGGATCAGCTTTTTAAATCCGTTTTGTCTTTAAATGATTTAGAAGAGTGCTACCGTTTTTTCGATGACCTCTGTACAATAAATGAAATCCAATCACTCGCCCAGCGCCTTGAAGTGGCAAGGATGCTGAAGGATGGCAAGACGTACCACAAGATTGAGACCGAGACAGGAGCCAGCACAGCTACCATTTCACGCGTTAAACGCTGCTTGAATTATGGCAACGATGCATATGAAATGGCACTTGATCGAATTAAGGAGTATGAAGAAGCTCCAGTTAAAGACGAAGAGTAA
- a CDS encoding DUF3048 C-terminal domain-containing protein encodes MDTPPAAFTFMTDKESGKLTGREVKFATVSYFSSRMFTAKYEYDSALGKYKRFSGGEQTIDLESKEPVLLDNILIVEMKHQVVDRSGRREIDLQSGGKGYLLQKGKMNEVEWRNVGGRIIPFINSSEAPFVPGKTWVNIVPTDPGLLKSVTLNVQ; translated from the coding sequence ATGGACACTCCTCCTGCTGCTTTTACGTTTATGACGGATAAAGAAAGCGGCAAGCTTACGGGGAGAGAAGTTAAGTTCGCTACAGTATCCTATTTCTCAAGCCGAATGTTTACTGCAAAGTATGAATACGATTCCGCACTCGGCAAATACAAACGTTTTTCCGGCGGGGAACAAACCATTGACCTTGAATCGAAAGAGCCTGTGCTGCTGGATAATATTTTGATTGTCGAAATGAAGCACCAGGTGGTTGATCGCTCAGGACGCCGTGAAATTGATTTGCAATCAGGTGGGAAAGGCTACCTTCTGCAAAAGGGCAAGATGAATGAAGTGGAATGGAGAAATGTGGGTGGAAGGATTATCCCTTTCATTAATAGTTCAGAGGCTCCCTTCGTTCCAGGGAAAACGTGGGTAAATATCGTTCCGACTGATCCTGGTCTGTTAAAAAGTGTAACATTAAACGTACAATAG
- a CDS encoding adenine deaminase C-terminal domain-containing protein, giving the protein MLEQRYRWKSKQLREHIAVLDGTKPPDILLKNATYLNQTFRQWITANIWISGDRIVYVGQKLPENLDSCEIIDCADEILVPGYIEPHAHPFQLYNPHSLAAYASQFGTTTLLNDNMALVLQLKTKEAFSLLKDLQKSPVSMFWWCRFDAQTEILNEDEVFSHSNIKSWLELDSVLQGGELTGWPKLLDGDDMMLHWIQEAKRLRKQIEGHFPGASEKTLAKMMLLGADCDHESMTGEEIYNRLMQGYMVSLRYSSIRPDLPVLLDDMKRLGIEAYDKLMFTTDGSSSNFYKQGLIDQMIQIAIEKGVPLIDAYNMGTINVARYYNIEHLHGNIATGRVASINFLADQENPTPVSVLSKGKWVKRNGNATNTFAAIHWGDHGLHPMKMDWELTSDDLQFSMPFGIQMVNAVITKPYSISIDVSTEVLSEDHDECFFMLLDRHGKWRINTILKGFANKLGGLASSFSNTGDIILIGKSKDDMMHAFNRMRELGGGIVLSENNQTICEVPLALGGIMTDLPVEELMKEEEQLLEVLRERGYGFSDPVYSLLFFSSTHLPYIRITQRGMYDVMNKMVLFPSIMR; this is encoded by the coding sequence ATGCTGGAACAGCGCTACCGTTGGAAAAGTAAACAGTTGCGTGAACATATCGCTGTTTTGGACGGTACCAAGCCGCCTGACATTTTATTGAAAAATGCAACATATTTAAATCAGACTTTTCGGCAGTGGATAACAGCCAACATTTGGATTTCAGGTGACCGAATTGTTTATGTCGGGCAAAAACTGCCTGAAAATCTGGATAGCTGTGAAATAATTGATTGTGCAGATGAAATACTTGTTCCAGGTTATATAGAGCCGCACGCCCATCCATTTCAATTATATAATCCCCATTCTTTAGCTGCTTATGCGTCTCAGTTCGGAACGACAACACTGTTAAATGATAACATGGCACTCGTTTTGCAATTGAAAACAAAGGAAGCGTTTTCATTGTTGAAGGATCTTCAGAAAAGCCCTGTCAGCATGTTTTGGTGGTGCCGTTTTGATGCACAAACGGAAATTTTGAATGAAGACGAAGTTTTTTCCCACAGCAATATCAAATCCTGGCTCGAATTGGATTCGGTTTTGCAGGGGGGAGAACTGACGGGATGGCCGAAGCTGCTGGATGGCGATGACATGATGCTTCACTGGATCCAGGAAGCGAAAAGGTTGCGCAAACAGATTGAAGGTCATTTTCCAGGGGCATCGGAAAAAACGCTGGCAAAAATGATGCTGCTTGGTGCTGATTGCGATCATGAATCGATGACAGGGGAAGAGATATATAACCGTTTAATGCAGGGATACATGGTGTCGCTGAGGTATTCTTCCATTCGTCCAGATTTGCCCGTTTTGCTTGATGATATGAAACGGCTTGGAATTGAGGCATACGATAAGCTAATGTTTACAACAGATGGCTCATCGTCCAATTTTTATAAGCAGGGACTTATCGACCAAATGATCCAGATTGCTATTGAGAAAGGCGTTCCGCTTATCGACGCATATAATATGGGGACGATAAATGTGGCGCGCTATTATAATATTGAGCATCTGCACGGGAATATTGCGACCGGCCGCGTTGCCAGCATCAATTTCTTAGCGGATCAGGAAAACCCCACTCCTGTTTCAGTCCTTTCTAAAGGAAAGTGGGTAAAACGAAACGGTAACGCAACCAATACATTTGCAGCCATTCACTGGGGTGATCATGGGCTGCATCCGATGAAAATGGACTGGGAACTGACTTCTGATGATCTGCAATTTTCAATGCCTTTTGGAATTCAAATGGTGAATGCCGTCATTACAAAGCCCTATTCCATTTCAATCGATGTTTCAACGGAAGTATTAAGCGAGGATCATGATGAATGCTTCTTTATGCTGCTTGACCGCCATGGTAAATGGAGGATTAATACTATTTTAAAAGGCTTCGCCAACAAGCTGGGTGGACTTGCAAGTTCTTTTTCCAATACCGGGGATATTATTTTAATTGGAAAAAGTAAGGATGATATGATGCATGCCTTTAATCGGATGCGCGAGTTGGGCGGCGGTATTGTATTGTCCGAAAATAATCAAACCATTTGTGAGGTTCCGCTTGCTTTAGGCGGAATCATGACAGACCTGCCTGTCGAGGAATTAATGAAGGAAGAAGAACAGCTGCTTGAAGTCCTGAGGGAAAGAGGCTATGGCTTTTCGGACCCGGTGTACAGTCTGCTGTTCTTCTCCTCTACCCATCTGCCTTACATCCGGATCACCCAGCGGGGCATGTACGATGTAATGAATAAAATGGTACTCTTTCCGTCAATAATGCGTTAA
- a CDS encoding NETI motif-containing protein, whose translation MGKKVQFEVQPDESIDQCLDRMRAEGFVPVRRMEKPIFQEVKKGNETVYEPVGRQIVFEAKSIE comes from the coding sequence ATGGGTAAAAAAGTGCAATTTGAAGTTCAGCCAGATGAATCAATTGATCAGTGTTTAGACCGGATGCGTGCGGAGGGCTTTGTACCTGTCAGACGTATGGAGAAACCAATTTTTCAGGAAGTGAAAAAAGGCAATGAAACGGTTTACGAGCCGGTTGGCAGGCAAATCGTCTTTGAAGCAAAATCTATCGAGTGA
- a CDS encoding DUF421 domain-containing protein, with product MAGSEALLKGRTSILIKDGEIDIKEMEKNSMEMEQLRTMLRQQGVFSLEEIKYVFLETSGQISVMRKPAFEPFTPELLKMEAPEKTPSILLIDEGEAEGEGLKEIGRDKQWLITELKKKGVEKIEDVYYAEWSAQDGLFIKRYNASHTN from the coding sequence TTGGCTGGCTCAGAGGCCCTGTTAAAAGGGAGAACCTCTATTTTAATTAAAGATGGAGAAATAGATATAAAGGAAATGGAAAAAAACAGCATGGAGATGGAGCAATTAAGGACGATGCTACGGCAGCAGGGTGTTTTTTCACTGGAGGAGATAAAATATGTTTTCCTTGAAACCAGCGGGCAGATCAGTGTAATGAGGAAACCTGCCTTTGAGCCATTTACTCCTGAGTTATTAAAAATGGAAGCACCTGAAAAGACTCCTTCCATCCTCCTTATAGATGAAGGGGAAGCTGAGGGTGAAGGATTAAAAGAAATAGGCAGGGATAAACAGTGGCTGATAACTGAGCTAAAGAAAAAAGGGGTTGAGAAGATTGAAGATGTTTACTATGCTGAATGGAGCGCCCAAGATGGCCTTTTTATAAAAAGATATAACGCAAGCCATACTAATTAA